One window from the genome of Candidatus Hydrogenedentota bacterium encodes:
- a CDS encoding SAM-dependent chlorinase/fluorinase — MAAPLVTLTTDFGVRDPYVAAMKGVIYAIQPHLTITDLSHDIPPRDIMEGALFLAGALPFFPDRTVHVAVVDPGVGTPRHGLVIQAGGQYLVCPDNGIATFFVRRYPIQDARIIENPRFMRGEISPTFHGRDVFAPVAAHLARGVPLSEFGSRIADLVELPVPVPIMTPGGIEGEVVHIDRFGNLITNIARDDIPKEAACIVQAGAMRLGNLRRTYADAPPGEPLALIGGAGFLEVAVNGGSAREFFQFDRGQPVVVEIG, encoded by the coding sequence ATGGCCGCGCCCCTTGTCACGCTGACCACGGACTTCGGCGTGCGCGATCCCTATGTGGCCGCCATGAAGGGCGTGATATACGCCATTCAGCCCCATTTAACGATTACCGATCTGTCACATGATATTCCGCCTCGCGACATCATGGAAGGGGCGTTGTTTCTGGCGGGCGCGCTTCCGTTTTTCCCAGATCGCACCGTTCATGTCGCCGTGGTGGACCCTGGAGTCGGCACGCCGCGCCACGGCCTTGTCATTCAGGCGGGAGGCCAGTATCTCGTCTGCCCCGACAACGGCATCGCCACTTTTTTCGTCAGGCGTTATCCCATACAGGATGCGCGAATCATCGAAAACCCGCGTTTTATGCGCGGTGAAATCAGCCCGACGTTTCACGGGCGCGATGTCTTTGCGCCCGTTGCGGCCCACCTTGCGCGCGGTGTGCCCCTGTCCGAATTCGGTTCGCGAATCGCAGACCTGGTCGAGTTGCCGGTTCCCGTTCCGATCATGACGCCGGGGGGCATCGAGGGCGAGGTGGTTCACATTGACCGTTTCGGCAATCTGATTACGAACATTGCGCGGGACGATATCCCGAAAGAAGCCGCCTGTATCGTCCAAGCGGGCGCGATGCGCCTTGGGAACCTCCGCCGCACCTACGCCGATGCGCCGCCTGGAGAGCCGTTGGCGCTGATTGGAGGCGCGGGTTTTCTGGAAGTTGCCGTCAATGGCGGCAGCGCGCGCGAGTTTTTCCAATTCGACCGGGGCCAGCCGGTTGTTGTCGAAATCGGTTGA
- a CDS encoding 2-isopropylmalate synthase has translation MAARVQIFDTTLRDGEQSPGASMNVQEKVQLALQLERLGVDIIEAGFPVASDQEFEAVSKAAELVKTKSVAALSRAVSGDIERAAKALEKAANPVLHTFIATSDIHIEHKLRMTRDLVLENADKAVRLAKKLVGRVEFSAEDATRSDWDYLVQAAGVAIAAGADVINLPDTVGFTTPDEIREMFQYVIGKTPGADKVVFSSHNHNDLGLAVANALAAVQGGARQIECTINGIGERAGNTSLEEVVMAMRVRHDMHPFETGIVASELYNTSRLLSNLTGLSIPYNKPIVGRNAFAHESGIHQHGMIANKATYEIMTPESVGRPRSELVLGKHSGRAGLAKRCEELGYHLSDEEISRLYQDFIVLADRKKEVFEDDLRVLIVAMQNESFEVYHLGQVRTAGGDPAMAFVKLRKGDTVFTDTATGDGPVDAAFQAVDRITGYKGNLKEFSIRAATGGTDALGEAHVTVGFGKRTFIGTGASTDIIEAAVKAYLSAVNKYAALQAG, from the coding sequence ATGGCGGCGCGAGTTCAGATATTCGACACGACCCTGCGGGACGGCGAACAGTCGCCCGGAGCAAGCATGAACGTGCAGGAAAAGGTCCAACTGGCCCTGCAACTCGAACGCTTGGGCGTGGATATCATTGAAGCCGGTTTTCCCGTCGCCTCGGATCAGGAATTCGAAGCCGTGTCGAAAGCGGCGGAACTCGTCAAAACCAAAAGTGTGGCGGCATTGTCGCGCGCCGTCTCGGGCGATATCGAGCGCGCCGCCAAGGCCCTTGAAAAGGCGGCAAATCCGGTTTTGCACACGTTCATCGCCACGTCGGACATCCATATCGAACACAAACTGCGCATGACGCGCGATCTCGTACTTGAAAACGCGGACAAGGCCGTTCGGCTGGCCAAGAAACTCGTGGGACGCGTCGAATTTTCCGCGGAAGACGCCACGCGGTCCGATTGGGACTACCTGGTTCAGGCCGCCGGCGTGGCGATTGCGGCCGGCGCCGATGTGATCAATCTGCCCGATACCGTCGGGTTCACGACGCCCGACGAAATCCGTGAAATGTTCCAATACGTCATTGGAAAGACGCCCGGCGCGGACAAGGTCGTTTTTTCATCCCACAATCACAACGACCTGGGCCTTGCCGTCGCCAACGCGCTGGCCGCGGTTCAGGGAGGCGCGCGGCAGATTGAATGCACGATCAACGGCATCGGCGAGCGGGCCGGCAACACTTCGCTCGAGGAAGTGGTCATGGCCATGCGCGTCCGACACGACATGCACCCCTTCGAAACCGGCATCGTAGCCAGCGAACTCTACAACACAAGCCGGTTATTGAGTAATCTGACCGGCCTGTCTATTCCCTATAACAAACCGATCGTCGGCCGCAACGCCTTCGCGCACGAGTCGGGCATCCATCAGCACGGCATGATTGCCAACAAGGCCACCTATGAAATTATGACGCCCGAATCGGTCGGGCGTCCGCGCAGTGAACTGGTGCTTGGCAAACATTCCGGAAGGGCCGGTCTCGCCAAACGCTGCGAGGAACTCGGATACCATCTTTCCGACGAGGAAATCTCGCGCCTTTACCAGGATTTCATCGTCCTCGCGGACCGCAAAAAAGAGGTTTTCGAGGACGATTTGCGCGTGCTCATCGTCGCCATGCAAAACGAGTCGTTCGAGGTGTACCATCTGGGCCAAGTGAGGACCGCCGGGGGCGATCCCGCCATGGCTTTCGTCAAACTGCGCAAGGGCGACACGGTCTTTACGGACACGGCCACGGGCGACGGGCCGGTGGATGCCGCGTTCCAGGCCGTGGACCGCATCACCGGCTACAAGGGCAATCTCAAGGAGTTTTCCATCCGCGCCGCCACAGGCGGAACCGACGCCCTCGGCGAGGCGCATGTAACCGTGGGATTCGGCAAGCGGACCTTTATCGGCACCGGCGCCAGCACCGATATCATCGAAGCCGCCGTCAAGGCCTATCTCAGCGCCGTCAACAAATATGCGGCCCTTCAGGCCGGCTAG
- a CDS encoding sugar phosphate isomerase/epimerase family protein, with protein sequence MKVGIITASLPMEMKAALRKAKEIGAHGVQLWVANNELDPRNLSQSGRRELVHYMAALGLERSALCGDIGGFADPATVDARIAHTKEMFDLCVDLGTPILTTHIGVVPEDPSGRAYAVLAGAVREVAEYAAARDCCLATETGPESGESLAAFLRSVNSAGAKVNYDPANLCMAGFDPIGDVAVLGEFIVHTHAKDGLRNQPKEVALGKGDVGFPEYLAALRAIGYSGYLTIERECGDDPVADIVEAIAFLKQQEGVDA encoded by the coding sequence ATGAAGGTTGGAATTATCACGGCGTCGTTGCCGATGGAAATGAAGGCGGCGTTGCGCAAGGCGAAGGAGATTGGGGCTCACGGGGTTCAACTTTGGGTGGCCAACAATGAACTGGATCCGCGCAACCTGTCGCAAAGCGGCAGGCGGGAACTGGTCCATTACATGGCGGCGCTTGGCTTGGAACGTTCGGCGCTGTGCGGCGATATCGGGGGCTTTGCGGATCCGGCGACGGTGGATGCCCGCATCGCGCACACGAAAGAGATGTTCGACCTGTGCGTGGATCTCGGCACGCCCATCCTGACAACACACATCGGCGTCGTGCCTGAAGATCCAAGCGGTCGCGCCTATGCCGTTCTTGCCGGGGCGGTCCGCGAGGTGGCCGAATATGCCGCAGCGCGGGATTGCTGCCTTGCGACGGAGACGGGTCCGGAATCCGGGGAAAGCCTGGCGGCGTTCTTGCGGTCGGTGAACAGCGCGGGCGCAAAGGTGAATTACGATCCGGCCAATCTGTGCATGGCCGGCTTCGATCCCATTGGTGATGTCGCCGTGCTGGGTGAATTCATCGTGCACACGCACGCCAAGGACGGACTCCGCAACCAGCCCAAGGAAGTGGCGCTGGGCAAGGGCGATGTCGGTTTTCCGGAATACCTTGCCGCATTGCGGGCCATCGGCTATTCGGGTTATCTGACCATCGAGCGCGAGTGTGGAGACGATCCGGTCGCGGACATTGTCGAAGCAATCGCGTTCCTCAAGCAGCAGGAAGGCGTGGACGCATGA
- a CDS encoding uroporphyrinogen decarboxylase family protein: protein MTSRERVIRTLEFDYPDRAPRDLWALAGVGMLRKAELDAVCKRFPSDFTGVDGRYGPSSVSRGTPGEVGTYVDEWGCEWTVGEVGVCGEVKHPPLADWSRLESWSPPWELIDKADLSRVEASHRATDKFTKVGTHVRPFERMQFLRGTENLFMDILCEPDEFRHLCKLIHEFNLRDIEMWSKTAVDAVGFMDDWGTQNALLIPPEKWRAIFKPMYKDYCDILKGAGKYIFFHSDGHIEAIYPDLIEIGIHAVNSQLFCMDIEGLAQRFKGRVTFWGEISRQDILPFGTVEDVRAAVRRVRRALDDGKGGVIAQCEWGVRDPRENIEAVFEAWSEPMERNNR, encoded by the coding sequence ATGACATCGCGCGAACGGGTCATTCGCACGCTGGAATTTGATTATCCCGACCGGGCGCCGCGTGATTTGTGGGCGCTGGCGGGCGTGGGCATGTTGCGGAAAGCGGAACTCGACGCGGTCTGCAAACGCTTTCCAAGCGACTTCACCGGCGTTGACGGGCGCTACGGTCCTTCGTCCGTGTCGCGTGGTACGCCGGGCGAAGTCGGCACCTATGTGGACGAATGGGGCTGCGAATGGACCGTAGGCGAGGTGGGCGTCTGCGGCGAGGTCAAGCACCCGCCGCTGGCCGATTGGAGCCGGTTGGAATCCTGGTCGCCGCCTTGGGAACTGATTGACAAGGCCGACCTGAGTCGCGTCGAGGCAAGCCATCGCGCCACGGACAAGTTCACGAAAGTCGGCACACATGTCCGGCCCTTCGAGCGAATGCAATTCCTGCGCGGCACGGAAAATCTGTTCATGGACATCCTGTGCGAGCCGGACGAGTTCAGGCATCTCTGCAAATTGATTCATGAATTCAATCTTCGCGACATCGAGATGTGGTCTAAGACCGCCGTGGACGCGGTCGGTTTCATGGACGATTGGGGCACGCAAAACGCGCTGCTGATTCCACCGGAGAAATGGCGCGCAATCTTCAAACCGATGTACAAGGATTACTGCGATATTCTCAAAGGCGCGGGCAAGTACATCTTTTTCCACAGTGACGGCCACATCGAGGCGATCTATCCCGATCTCATCGAGATTGGAATTCATGCCGTCAACAGCCAGTTGTTCTGCATGGACATTGAGGGGCTGGCGCAACGCTTCAAAGGCCGCGTCACGTTTTGGGGCGAGATTTCGCGGCAGGACATTCTGCCGTTCGGTACGGTCGAGGATGTCCGCGCGGCGGTCCGGCGCGTCCGGCGCGCGCTGGACGACGGCAAGGGCGGCGTCATCGCGCAGTGCGAATGGGGCGTCCGCGATCCGAGAGAAAACATCGAGGCCGTGTTCGAGGCATGGAGCGAGCCGATGGAAAGGAACAACCGATGA
- a CDS encoding BNR-4 repeat-containing protein has product MNIRESAAKPALLMVLLCLCVFSMMAAGNPAFKKADGYRGIWYCNQETRDEYVYKYSGGLGTYCADHIPLAVYAPEVNKTFFVYGGIGDDGTTLLEMAGCYDHKTKKVCRPTIVMDKGTSDAHDNPVIALDGKGHVWIFASAHGTSRPAYVFKGTAPYSIDDFEEVAKTNYSYPQPWWIPEKGFLFLHTLYQGGRMLFSSTSPDGMQWSEPRCYARIEEGHYQATWPCGNRVGAVFNYHPKKRGLNFRTNVYYIETADMGATWTTVSGAPVETPMTAVENPARVYDYAAEKLNVYIMDLNYDAEGRPVILYLTSKGWEPGPKNAPYTWWTAHWNGREWDIRAAGTSDHNYDMGSLYVEPDGAWRVIGPMLPGPQPYGTGGEIVMKTTKDQGATWSADIPLTANSPRNHSYVRRPLNAHPGFYAFWADGDARKRSESRLYFYDKKAGRVMRLPDRMDGSMARPEEVSRHGCQSDRSD; this is encoded by the coding sequence ATGAACATTCGTGAGTCGGCCGCAAAGCCCGCCCTATTGATGGTTTTATTGTGCCTCTGCGTCTTTTCGATGATGGCTGCGGGGAACCCGGCCTTCAAAAAGGCCGACGGATACCGCGGAATCTGGTACTGCAACCAGGAAACAAGGGATGAATACGTCTACAAGTACAGCGGGGGGCTTGGAACGTACTGCGCCGATCATATCCCGCTGGCGGTTTACGCGCCGGAGGTGAACAAGACGTTTTTCGTGTACGGCGGTATCGGCGACGATGGCACGACGCTCCTTGAAATGGCGGGCTGCTATGATCATAAGACAAAGAAAGTCTGTCGTCCCACGATTGTCATGGACAAGGGCACTTCCGACGCGCACGACAATCCCGTGATTGCGCTCGACGGCAAGGGGCATGTCTGGATCTTCGCCAGCGCGCACGGGACTTCCCGGCCCGCGTATGTCTTCAAAGGCACAGCGCCCTATTCCATAGACGATTTCGAGGAAGTCGCAAAGACGAATTACTCCTATCCGCAACCGTGGTGGATTCCGGAAAAAGGTTTTCTGTTTCTGCACACGCTTTACCAGGGCGGGCGCATGCTGTTTTCAAGCACAAGTCCGGACGGGATGCAATGGTCCGAACCGCGCTGTTATGCGCGCATTGAAGAAGGCCATTACCAAGCGACGTGGCCGTGCGGAAACCGGGTAGGCGCCGTGTTCAATTATCATCCGAAGAAACGGGGCCTGAATTTCCGAACAAACGTGTATTACATCGAGACGGCCGACATGGGCGCCACGTGGACCACCGTGAGCGGCGCGCCGGTCGAAACGCCGATGACGGCTGTCGAAAACCCAGCACGGGTATACGACTATGCCGCCGAAAAACTCAACGTCTACATCATGGACCTGAACTACGATGCCGAAGGCCGTCCGGTTATCCTTTATCTTACAAGCAAAGGCTGGGAACCGGGGCCGAAGAACGCGCCGTACACATGGTGGACCGCGCATTGGAACGGCCGCGAATGGGACATCCGGGCCGCGGGAACGAGCGACCACAACTATGACATGGGAAGCCTCTATGTCGAACCGGATGGCGCTTGGCGTGTCATCGGGCCGATGTTGCCCGGCCCGCAGCCTTACGGCACCGGCGGCGAGATAGTGATGAAGACCACGAAGGATCAAGGCGCGACGTGGTCCGCGGATATCCCGCTCACCGCCAACAGTCCGCGCAACCATTCCTATGTCCGCCGCCCGTTGAACGCCCATCCCGGCTTTTATGCGTTCTGGGCCGACGGCGACGCCCGGAAACGATCCGAATCCCGCCTCTATTTTTACGACAAGAAAGCCGGCCGCGTCATGCGCCTGCCGGACAGAATGGATGGTTCCATGGCTCGTCCCGAAGAGGTGTCGCGCCACGGATGTCAATCGGACCGATCCGACTGA
- a CDS encoding GGDEF domain-containing protein, with protein MRMDDTAKTNLDDHTMLIGGADIRRAGTFRKAALVVLSGWEIGHEITLAEDSYVLGRGRQARVRIAAPSVSREHARIIRVSAEEGDEFEITDLGSSNGTFVNDEPVATSRLRHGDKIRMGDVLFKFVLQDEADARFYDDLRQLIHYDQLTGLLKMDAFKRELDAEIHRDGARRLLSLAMTDLDGLKKVNDTHGHLAGRMVVREMGAMIRHSIRKQDRAGLYGGDEAIIFFPETPLDEAIAVAEGLRTTIQQRTFDFHGATFRVSISQGLAEWPRHGETIEQLIHAADGALYAAKAAGRNCVRCAP; from the coding sequence ATGCGCATGGACGATACCGCAAAGACGAATCTTGACGATCACACGATGCTGATCGGCGGGGCGGACATACGCCGGGCGGGGACTTTCCGCAAAGCGGCGCTGGTGGTGTTGTCGGGATGGGAAATCGGGCACGAAATCACACTGGCCGAAGACTCGTATGTCCTTGGTCGCGGCCGGCAGGCGCGTGTACGCATTGCCGCGCCCTCCGTTTCGCGCGAACATGCCCGGATCATTCGCGTTTCGGCGGAAGAGGGCGATGAATTCGAAATCACGGATCTCGGCAGCAGCAACGGGACCTTTGTCAATGACGAGCCGGTGGCGACGTCACGACTGCGGCATGGCGACAAAATCCGGATGGGGGATGTGCTGTTCAAGTTCGTGCTGCAAGACGAGGCCGATGCCCGGTTCTATGACGATCTGCGCCAGTTGATTCATTACGATCAATTGACCGGTTTGCTGAAGATGGATGCGTTCAAACGGGAACTCGACGCGGAAATCCATCGCGATGGCGCACGCCGGTTGCTCTCGCTCGCCATGACGGATCTGGACGGCCTCAAAAAGGTCAACGACACGCACGGGCACTTGGCGGGGCGCATGGTCGTGCGTGAAATGGGCGCGATGATCCGCCACAGCATTCGCAAGCAGGACAGGGCTGGTCTTTACGGGGGCGACGAGGCGATTATCTTTTTTCCGGAGACTCCGCTCGACGAGGCGATAGCGGTTGCGGAAGGCCTCCGCACGACCATTCAGCAACGCACCTTCGATTTTCACGGGGCGACGTTTCGCGTGAGCATCAGCCAAGGACTGGCGGAGTGGCCCCGCCATGGCGAAACGATCGAACAACTTATTCATGCCGCGGACGGCGCGTTGTACGCGGCCAAAGCGGCCGGGCGCAATTGCGTCCGGTGCGCACCGTGA
- a CDS encoding PQQ-binding-like beta-propeller repeat protein produces the protein MNGTRSLGLGSFTRLLAAVLLCAGAGAFGSDWPAYLRDNARSGVTDETIVLPLQPAWTHVPRHAPRPAWPAPAKQDFWHEIRELRPVVTYDRAFQPVIAGDALYFGSSSDDHMYCLDAATGAVRWRFRTEGPVRLAPVIDGGRVYFGSDDGRVYALDASSGKPIWHFRPPEPDWRIPGNGRIVSWMPTRSGLAVENGIVYACSGLFGSQSVYVSALDAATGEPRWSVKTPGIAPQGYLVLSPTRLFIPTGRTNPVVVDRKTGKVLGETEGAGGAYAVLVDGQVATGPGRTSGNELELADAESRETIASFPGLRMVVAGDTAYLQSLTELWALDRPRYVELSHRQILAQKRIKDTEKALRQAKDETEIARLKQAIFEDGATVAALSLEMGACIRWKKAIEAPYALILAGDVLFTGGNGFVAAHAIQDGTEKWRTDVDGCAYGLAVANGRLYISTDKGRIYCFGADPVSEKTSAEVLPSSQAFPADEAMAEAILKQTGIEKGYCLVLDCGSGHLVRELARRSDLHVVGIEPDPSKAEAASAMLMTEGLYGARVAVHTVSPPLPYTSMMANLVVCETTPSVSCREVLRVLRPYGGTFCIGDSDASRLEAWLTGAGLDASCIRKEHGGIWAVHVRGPLEDAGEWTQLYANPNHTACSLDPLRGPMAIQWFGEPGPRDMIDRHHRPMSSLFKAGRLYIPGNDLVMAVDPYNGFPLWRLDAPNSRRVGALKNSGHMVIADDWLYVAVQGECWKVNPATGEKAGILKAPGQEQRPHDWGYLDCVGDVLVGTGQKPGASFNAMSKATVNTIEGDFRPVIVSDCLFCVDRQTGQTRWLYRNGCILNNGIMIDAESAESDRCIYLLESRNEKAMGNDRGRIRLDEFFAEGVRLLALRLADGSVVWERPVALPYQHIAYLNGSRGVLLATGTYNKGNEVWYGLYAFDMKTGGDKWQTPYRALDNRSTDNFAEIDGSHGEQWQHPVIIGNTVYSRPFAFDLQTGQKKDYIARRGGHGCGGLTASAYYLYGRGNNPRMYPTETAATEGIPLTNETRPGCWLNIIPAGGLVMIPESSSGCTCGYPLQTSLALIPASALIAEANGR, from the coding sequence ATGAACGGGACGAGGTCGTTGGGATTGGGTTCTTTTACACGATTATTGGCTGCCGTGCTGTTGTGCGCGGGTGCAGGCGCTTTTGGAAGCGACTGGCCGGCCTATCTGCGCGACAATGCACGCAGCGGCGTGACGGATGAAACGATCGTTTTACCGCTGCAACCGGCATGGACCCATGTGCCCCGTCATGCGCCCAGACCCGCATGGCCGGCCCCCGCCAAACAGGATTTTTGGCATGAAATCCGGGAATTGCGTCCTGTTGTAACCTATGATCGCGCCTTTCAGCCCGTGATAGCGGGCGACGCCCTCTACTTCGGGTCATCGTCCGACGATCACATGTATTGTCTCGATGCCGCAACCGGCGCGGTGCGCTGGCGGTTTCGTACCGAGGGACCGGTGCGTCTGGCGCCCGTTATTGACGGTGGCCGTGTTTACTTTGGATCGGATGATGGCCGAGTATACGCGCTAGACGCATCGTCCGGAAAGCCGATATGGCATTTCCGTCCACCGGAACCCGATTGGCGTATTCCCGGCAACGGCCGCATCGTTTCATGGATGCCCACGCGAAGCGGGTTGGCCGTCGAAAACGGGATCGTCTATGCGTGTTCGGGACTGTTCGGCTCGCAAAGCGTGTATGTAAGCGCTTTGGATGCGGCCACCGGCGAACCCCGCTGGAGCGTGAAAACGCCCGGCATCGCCCCGCAAGGTTATCTCGTGCTTTCGCCCACGCGTCTCTTCATCCCCACCGGACGGACCAATCCCGTCGTCGTTGACCGGAAGACCGGCAAAGTGTTAGGCGAAACGGAGGGCGCCGGGGGCGCGTATGCCGTGCTGGTGGACGGACAGGTCGCGACGGGACCGGGCCGCACCAGTGGAAATGAACTCGAGTTGGCCGATGCCGAGTCCCGGGAAACGATTGCATCGTTTCCGGGGCTTCGCATGGTCGTTGCGGGCGACACCGCCTACCTGCAATCCCTCACTGAACTCTGGGCGCTGGATCGGCCGCGCTACGTCGAACTATCGCACCGTCAAATCCTGGCGCAGAAACGGATCAAGGATACAGAAAAAGCGCTTCGGCAGGCTAAGGACGAAACCGAAATCGCACGGCTCAAGCAGGCCATTTTCGAAGATGGCGCGACGGTCGCCGCACTGTCTCTTGAAATGGGCGCCTGTATCCGCTGGAAGAAGGCCATCGAGGCCCCCTATGCGCTGATTTTGGCGGGCGATGTGTTGTTCACCGGTGGCAACGGTTTTGTGGCTGCCCATGCCATTCAGGACGGCACGGAAAAGTGGCGCACCGATGTGGACGGGTGCGCGTATGGCCTCGCCGTAGCCAATGGAAGACTTTACATAAGCACCGACAAGGGACGGATTTATTGTTTTGGCGCGGACCCGGTTTCTGAAAAAACGTCCGCCGAAGTCTTGCCGTCTTCGCAGGCCTTTCCCGCCGATGAGGCAATGGCGGAGGCCATTCTGAAGCAGACGGGTATCGAAAAAGGATACTGCCTTGTCCTGGATTGCGGATCAGGCCATCTTGTCCGGGAACTGGCCAGGCGGAGCGACCTGCATGTCGTGGGCATCGAGCCGGACCCGTCAAAAGCGGAAGCTGCAAGCGCTATGTTGATGACGGAAGGACTGTATGGGGCGCGCGTAGCCGTTCATACCGTTTCCCCGCCGCTTCCCTATACGAGCATGATGGCGAACTTGGTTGTCTGCGAAACAACGCCGTCGGTTTCCTGCCGTGAAGTGTTGCGTGTTCTGCGGCCCTACGGTGGCACGTTCTGCATCGGCGATTCCGATGCATCGCGCCTTGAGGCATGGCTGACCGGGGCCGGCTTGGACGCATCGTGCATTCGCAAGGAGCATGGCGGTATCTGGGCCGTTCATGTCCGGGGTCCGCTCGAAGACGCCGGCGAATGGACGCAACTGTACGCCAATCCGAACCATACCGCATGCAGCCTCGATCCGTTGCGTGGCCCCATGGCGATACAGTGGTTCGGCGAACCCGGTCCGCGCGACATGATTGACCGGCATCACCGGCCCATGTCGTCGCTTTTTAAGGCGGGGCGTCTTTATATTCCCGGCAACGACCTAGTGATGGCCGTGGATCCCTACAACGGATTTCCGCTCTGGCGGTTGGACGCGCCGAACTCGCGCCGCGTCGGCGCGCTAAAAAACAGCGGCCACATGGTCATCGCCGACGATTGGCTTTATGTGGCCGTTCAGGGTGAATGCTGGAAGGTCAATCCGGCGACCGGCGAGAAAGCGGGTATCTTGAAGGCGCCCGGACAGGAGCAGAGACCGCACGATTGGGGATACCTCGATTGCGTGGGCGATGTGCTGGTGGGAACAGGCCAGAAGCCCGGCGCGTCGTTCAATGCGATGAGCAAGGCCACCGTCAACACCATCGAGGGCGATTTTCGCCCTGTGATTGTCAGCGACTGTCTCTTTTGCGTGGATCGCCAAACAGGCCAGACGCGCTGGCTGTATCGCAACGGCTGTATTCTCAACAACGGCATCATGATTGACGCAGAATCGGCGGAATCCGATCGGTGTATTTACCTGCTGGAAAGCCGCAACGAGAAGGCCATGGGCAACGATCGCGGGCGGATTCGACTCGACGAATTCTTCGCGGAGGGCGTACGGTTGCTGGCCCTGCGGCTGGCCGACGGCTCGGTGGTGTGGGAAAGGCCTGTCGCCTTGCCCTATCAGCACATCGCCTATCTCAACGGTTCGCGTGGCGTGTTATTGGCCACGGGAACCTACAACAAGGGCAACGAGGTCTGGTACGGCCTTTATGCCTTCGACATGAAAACCGGCGGGGACAAGTGGCAGACTCCCTACCGGGCCCTCGACAACCGCAGCACCGACAATTTCGCCGAGATTGACGGCAGCCACGGCGAGCAATGGCAGCACCCCGTCATAATCGGAAACACCGTCTACTCACGGCCCTTTGCGTTCGACCTCCAGACCGGCCAAAAGAAAGACTATATTGCCCGCCGGGGCGGCCATGGCTGCGGCGGATTGACCGCCTCGGCGTATTATCTCTATGGACGGGGAAACAATCCACGCATGTATCCGACGGAAACCGCCGCCACCGAAGGCATCCCCTTGACGAACGAGACGCGACCCGGCTGCTGGCTCAACATCATCCCCGCCGGCGGCCTTGTCATGATCCCCGAATCCAGTTCCGGCTGCACCTGCGGGTATCCCCTTCAGACCTCGCTGGCCCTGATCCCGGCATCCGCCCTAATCGCCGAAGCGAATGGACGCTAA
- a CDS encoding uroporphyrinogen decarboxylase family protein — protein MNNRERTLAVLNYQPYDRMPVVHFGYWGDTLNKWAAEGHITKRMAKAWGDGNATDLALDKKLGFDFNYYTCFHTDTHLRPGFERKVLEELPDGSRKVVDGEGVVILEKSGAVGIPPEIDHLLKGRKEWEDHYKHRLQFHEERVTKARVRVGRKMVSFDEGGLDYLKRDRRTFPYGLHCGSLFGRVRNILGVTGATYLYAEDEALFDEIVNTYGDLCFQCAKTALESGAKFDFIHFWEDICFKNGPLISPYVFMEKVGPHYRRITDLARRHGINICSLDCDGMIDALIPTWIENGVNTMFPIEVGTWNASIEPWRAQYGRELRGVGGMNKNVLSRDFNAVDAEIERLRRLVDLGGFIPCPDHRLAPDSKWDNVRYYCDRMHEVFG, from the coding sequence ATGAACAATCGCGAACGCACGCTGGCCGTGCTGAATTATCAACCCTATGATCGGATGCCGGTGGTCCATTTCGGGTATTGGGGCGACACGCTGAACAAGTGGGCCGCGGAAGGGCATATCACAAAACGCATGGCCAAGGCGTGGGGCGACGGCAATGCCACTGATCTCGCACTCGATAAAAAACTCGGCTTCGATTTCAATTACTACACCTGCTTCCACACCGACACGCACCTCCGGCCGGGTTTCGAGCGCAAGGTGCTCGAAGAATTGCCGGATGGATCGCGCAAGGTGGTTGACGGCGAAGGCGTCGTGATCCTTGAGAAGTCCGGCGCGGTCGGCATTCCGCCCGAAATCGATCATTTGCTGAAAGGCCGCAAGGAATGGGAGGACCATTACAAGCACCGCCTGCAATTCCACGAGGAGCGCGTGACGAAAGCCCGTGTGCGCGTGGGGCGGAAAATGGTTTCCTTCGACGAGGGGGGACTCGATTATCTCAAGCGCGACCGGCGGACTTTTCCGTATGGACTTCACTGCGGCAGTCTCTTCGGCCGCGTCCGCAATATACTGGGCGTGACGGGTGCGACCTATCTTTACGCGGAGGACGAGGCGCTGTTCGATGAAATCGTGAACACCTACGGCGACCTCTGTTTTCAATGCGCCAAGACGGCGCTCGAAAGCGGCGCAAAGTTCGATTTCATCCATTTCTGGGAAGATATCTGTTTCAAGAATGGACCGCTTATTTCACCGTACGTGTTCATGGAAAAAGTGGGGCCACACTATCGCCGCATCACCGATCTCGCACGGAGGCATGGAATCAATATCTGTTCGCTCGATTGCGACGGCATGATTGATGCCCTCATTCCGACGTGGATCGAAAATGGCGTCAACACGATGTTCCCGATTGAAGTGGGCACATGGAACGCCAGCATCGAACCGTGGCGCGCGCAATACGGCAGGGAATTGCGCGGCGTGGGCGGCATGAACAAAAACGTGCTGTCGCGCGATTTTAACGCGGTTGACGCTGAAATCGAGCGCCTGCGACGGCTTGTGGATTTGGGCGGCTTCATTCCGTGTCCCGATCACCGCCTCGCGCCGGATTCCAAATGGGACAATGTCCGCTACTACTGCGACCGCATGCACGAGGTGTTCGGTTGA